In Candidatus Defluviibacterium haderslevense, the following are encoded in one genomic region:
- a CDS encoding helix-turn-helix domain-containing protein, with amino-acid sequence MNKKLLNLEDVATYLNCSKSTMYRYVRENRISYIRRGRRLLFRETDIEAFLDNHRISIH; translated from the coding sequence ATGAATAAAAAATTACTCAATTTAGAAGATGTAGCTACTTATCTGAATTGTAGCAAAAGCACAATGTATAGGTACGTTAGAGAAAACAGAATTTCCTATATAAGAAGAGGTCGTCGATTGCTGTTTAGAGAAACTGATATCGAAGCATTTTTAGATAATCATCGGATATCTATACATTGA
- a CDS encoding helix-turn-helix domain-containing protein: protein MDHLLTRVIYSIEKLTEEEYTNLTEYVTRIKAAEILDISLPTLTKLTKEKKLKAYFISNKCYYLRQQLLELITNNFKSK, encoded by the coding sequence ATGGATCATCTTTTGACTAGAGTTATATATAGTATTGAAAAACTAACAGAGGAAGAATATACCAATTTGACTGAATATGTTACTAGAATTAAAGCCGCAGAAATACTAGATATATCTCTACCAACTCTAACAAAACTAACTAAGGAGAAAAAATTGAAAGCGTATTTTATAAGCAATAAATGTTACTACCTGAGACAACAATTGCTCGAGCTGATAACAAATAATTTTAAATCAAAATAA
- a CDS encoding bifunctional DNA primase/polymerase, with product MTHLFKLLENSGSLVPIVEDKKSFAGWNKYQTTPPTKEELTKWISGSYQGFGLFMGYGNYQVIDIDLKNASIDQANSLFETVWSYIPNDLKLKITVQKTRNNGLHMIYRCKIPAIHEKILINPESKKTVVETIGAKNYILIEPSPNYKIVSGSLDDIHEISVDEHNSLIGYFKKMDTYSVNENEIKINPDLDIDLISKQIQTEGVKKEIQKLVNEIVSKNLNVTTDYNQWIEIGYALGNELGEDGRDYFHSLGENHPEYEINGSDQQYNSILKSIQQNDSKRRLKIRRLKQILREILKDQVNSIDENKVTLDTKYILSYIMTKGFKRNLFTNNVENQEGIPVKDVDVNSIYVDLSIQGYRTSVRTINSIIGSNRIQSYNPLVEWLESVELDGNEKTLDDFINCFKLKTSKPESATALRHLLIKWLLQFPAVIYDNKTPRLVLVLIGESYIGKTEVLRRLLPNDFKKYYAESGLDREKDSDILMTENILINIDELSGITSTTKGYEKFKSLVSVENFNTRVPFGLRNECMQRKAILCGTSNNMDIIKDHSTGNTRLLPLELEFIDQEALNAIDRRQLFGFLAKLYKEKGADHLRLTPDEVKVLKNMSEDYTEINMEKDLIIRYLQPAPKEKDAFKTINEIISYLSSFSTSDLKPKAISRELGKLDQTFVKDRKRLNGQNLNGYYVSFIQGDYSNDLSEVFEI from the coding sequence ATGACACATTTATTTAAATTATTAGAAAACAGCGGATCCTTGGTCCCAATTGTTGAAGATAAAAAATCTTTTGCAGGTTGGAATAAATATCAGACAACTCCACCAACAAAAGAAGAATTAACTAAGTGGATTTCAGGCAGTTATCAAGGGTTTGGTTTATTTATGGGGTATGGTAATTATCAGGTTATTGATATTGATCTTAAAAATGCAAGTATAGATCAAGCAAATTCCCTATTTGAAACAGTTTGGAGTTATATTCCCAATGATTTGAAATTAAAAATTACGGTTCAAAAAACTAGAAACAATGGTTTGCACATGATTTATAGATGCAAAATACCTGCAATTCACGAAAAGATATTAATCAATCCAGAATCAAAAAAAACCGTTGTAGAAACAATTGGAGCTAAGAACTATATACTAATTGAACCAAGTCCAAATTACAAAATTGTTAGTGGAAGTTTAGATGATATTCATGAAATTTCAGTTGATGAGCATAATTCATTGATAGGATATTTTAAAAAAATGGATACATACTCTGTAAATGAAAATGAAATAAAAATCAATCCAGACTTGGATATTGATTTAATTTCAAAGCAGATCCAAACTGAGGGAGTAAAGAAAGAAATCCAAAAATTGGTTAATGAAATTGTTAGCAAAAATCTGAATGTGACTACTGATTATAATCAATGGATTGAAATTGGTTATGCCTTGGGAAATGAATTGGGAGAAGATGGACGTGATTATTTTCACTCCTTAGGTGAAAATCATCCCGAGTATGAAATCAATGGATCAGATCAACAGTATAATTCAATTTTAAAATCAATACAGCAGAATGACTCTAAAAGGAGATTGAAAATAAGAAGATTAAAACAGATACTTAGAGAAATTCTGAAGGATCAAGTTAATAGTATAGATGAAAATAAAGTCACATTAGATACCAAATATATTTTAAGTTATATAATGACTAAAGGATTTAAGCGAAACCTCTTTACAAATAATGTTGAAAATCAAGAAGGTATTCCTGTAAAGGACGTTGATGTAAATAGCATATATGTAGATTTAAGTATACAAGGTTATCGAACTTCAGTAAGGACAATAAACTCGATCATTGGTAGCAATAGAATTCAGAGTTATAATCCATTAGTAGAATGGTTAGAATCTGTAGAATTAGATGGGAATGAAAAAACATTAGATGATTTTATAAATTGTTTTAAGTTAAAAACAAGTAAGCCTGAATCCGCTACAGCACTTAGACATCTATTAATTAAGTGGCTACTACAATTTCCAGCCGTGATATATGATAATAAGACACCACGTTTAGTTTTGGTTTTAATCGGTGAATCATACATCGGAAAAACTGAAGTACTGAGAAGGTTACTTCCAAATGATTTTAAAAAATACTATGCAGAATCTGGATTAGATAGAGAAAAAGATTCAGACATATTAATGACTGAAAATATTTTAATTAATATTGATGAACTGTCTGGAATAACCAGTACTACTAAAGGATATGAAAAATTTAAATCGTTAGTAAGTGTCGAGAATTTTAATACCAGAGTTCCATTTGGACTTAGAAATGAATGCATGCAAAGAAAAGCTATTTTATGTGGAACATCCAACAATATGGATATAATTAAAGACCACTCAACTGGAAATACAAGATTATTACCATTGGAATTGGAATTTATCGATCAGGAAGCACTAAATGCAATTGATAGACGACAATTATTTGGATTTCTTGCAAAACTTTATAAAGAAAAAGGTGCCGATCATTTGCGACTTACACCTGATGAAGTGAAAGTGTTAAAAAATATGTCGGAGGATTATACAGAAATAAATATGGAAAAAGATTTGATTATTCGTTATTTGCAACCTGCACCAAAAGAAAAAGACGCATTCAAAACTATCAACGAAATAATTAGCTATTTATCAAGTTTTTCAACTTCAGATCTAAAACCTAAAGCAATCTCTAGAGAATTAGGCAAATTGGACCAAACTTTTGTAAAAGACCGAAAGCGGCTAAATGGTCAAAACCTAAATGGTTATTATGTATCGTTTATTCAAGGTGATTATTCAAATGATCTTTCTGAAGTTTTTGAAATTTAG